The Prinia subflava isolate CZ2003 ecotype Zambia chromosome 6, Cam_Psub_1.2, whole genome shotgun sequence genome contains the following window.
TAATGTGTTACCCAAACTTTGGTGACTCCACTGCTCCACGTGTCAGCTCCTGCTTGCCTGGGGAACATTCTCTGTGAGCTCCAGCCACCCTCCTGAGCAAAGGTTAGGGGTTTAGGTCTTGCATGTCAACAGTGCAACACAATTCTTGTGATAAAAGGTCTGTGGAGTGGGCATAAATTTGATTCCGGACTTGAATCTGGCCCAGGATAGTTGAGTGCACATTGAGTCACTTGAAGCAACCCTGACACAGAAAACCCCTCCACAAAcaactgctttttctgctgATTATTCTGAATAATTTGAGATAACCTAAACGCATAGAAAAGCATAGGTGCCTCAATAGCAAATTAATCAAGGTTTTTATCAGCAATGTGGTCTTTGAACTCCAATAGCCTGTATAATTTTGTAGAGATAAACATTAAAGTCCACCACGATATAAATGAGGTACAAGGACATTTTTCTTCACATGCTGCTGGACAACATAAGGAGAAGCAgctcatttcttttcctgcccaTGATAATTATGTGGAGGCACCGGGTACATGCTGGGCTTgtgcttttccttgctttctgGAGTCTGGCAGATGGTGGGAAGCTCTTGGTGGTGCCTCAGGATGGGAGTCACTGGCTGAGCATGCGCATGGTCCTGGACAAACTCTGGGAGAAGGGGCACGAAATCGTGGCCGTGGTTCCTGATGCTGCCTTGTTCTTGAAAAACTCCCAGTCCTTCACCATCAAAACATATTCAGTGCCTTACACGCAGGAGTTTGTGGATCAATACTATCAGGAGATGGGGGAAAAGAGCTTTGATTTAACGCTCTCATTTTTACTCAGCAACATCTCAGAGCTGACCAACATGTTCTCTTCTGCTTGTCGGCATCTCTTATCTGACAAAGAACTCATGAAGTACCTCCAGGACAGCAAATTCAATGCCATCATGATGgaccctgtgctgccctgtgggCCAATTCTGGCTGAGTatctctccctcccctctgtgTACTTCATGCGTGGCCTTCCTTGTACCTTAGACTACAAAGCTGCGCAGTCTCCCAGCCCCGTATCCTACGTCCCCAGGACTTTCTCCTCCGCTTCCGACCACATGACATTCCCAGAGCGTGTGAAGAACTTCCTGATCGGGGTCTCAGAGCCTTTGCTTTGCCACCTGTTTTATTTGAACTACAAGAGCTTGGCCTCCGAGTTCCTGCAGAGGGATGTAACCATGCAGGAGCTGTTCAGCCAAGCATCAGTTTGGCTGATGAGATACGACTTTGTTTTTGAGTATCCACGCCCCATCATGCCCAACATGGTCTATGTTGGAGGCATCAACTGTCAGCAAAAGAAGCCGCTCTCAAAGGTTTGTCATTGCTTTACCGTGAGGGTGGTGTTGGTGTTTGTTCAAGatgtgctttcttttttaagtgtttCCTGGAGTGATGTTTGTGCTTGAGGCAGGGTGTGATCAAATCACAGGATGGCATGGGAGAGGGAATATTAGACTTTGAGCTGATCACAAGGCTTGCTGAAGGGTTTCTCTCCAGGAGAGCTTAGGTCGAGTTGTCACCATCACTCGTGACATGCTCTATATCCAGGTAAATGACAAAATAACTCTTAGGTCAGAGGATTTAATATCCCTAAGGCATGTGGAATACCAGTTAATTGCAGGAGACTTGGCTGGACAAAAATTGGAAATATAGAATTAATTCTGTGGATATACCCAGGCACTTTTGCTGTGCCACTGTACATGAAGCTGGGTGAAGCACAGAACATCAGGGGAGGTTGAGGCTGGagatcaggaaaaggttcttccctcagagggtgctgggacactgaccaggctccccagggaatgagcacagccccgaggctgccagagctccaggagagtttggacaGTGCTCCAAGGATGaccagggtgggattgttggcGTGTCTGTGCAAGGACAGGGATTCCATCAATGATCCTGGTGGTCAGGATTTTCTAACTGAGGATATTCCTTGATTCCATGTGTGCCAACTACCCAAAACCAGGACTGTGCAAAGACTGCAGAGGGAACTCTGTTGCCTCTGGGTTTGTGCAAGCAGCAGTGCAAGACAGCAAATAAGAGGATGGTTGGGAAAAGAAGCCTTCAGGATTGTAACTACTGTCCTTTGTTCAGATTCCCCTCGTGGTGTACAAATAGTGCAGATATCCCTGCTTTCAGGCCATTGTGGTGTTGCAACAGCAGGAGGTATTGCTCAGCTTGCAACACTTTACTGCTGTAAATTCAGGACTTTCACTTTGATAACTGCTGTGATAGAGCAACAAATCTGGAGATACACCTTTACAACCCACTCTATGTCAAACCTCTGTCAATCTTTGCTTCTTGGTTACGCTCGGGGGCACAAAGCAATCCAAAGATCAGATGTGTGCTGTGTTCCATGTCCAATCAGTGCAGTGGACTCAAGGCAGAGGGTTGATCATTAACTGGATGTTAATGCTGTAGTGATTGCTGGCTCAGTCCCATTCATGGCTCTCACGCAACCTCTCAGCCCCACAGGCTGTTGGTCACTCCTCCCTCCTGGTGTCAATTCGAACATTCAGCTTCACCTTGCGGCACCCACTCACTGAAAGCCTTCCCCCTGCACACAGATGATAAACCCAATATTTACCTACAGTTAAAAATTACCCCAATTTCTgtctgttaaaaattaaaaacccaccATAGTTAAAATTCAAGTGGAAAGCACCCCCTGATTCATTCCTCATCCCTGGCTGCAGTTCCACCACCGTTTAAAACTTCGTTAGCGGCACCAGGGAAATGGTTTCTCCAAAGCCAGGAGTCCTTTCTCTTGCATCTTGGgctgtgtttttcctgctgctgtgggccCCTGGTGAAGGTGGGAAGCTCTTGGTCATACCCATCGATGGCAGCCACTGGCTCAGCATGCGCCCGGTTGTGGAGAAgctcagggacaggggacacgaAATCGTGGTGGTTGCGCCGGAGATAAATTTGCGGATCCATTCATCCCCAATTTACACCTTGAAAACCTACCCTGTGTCCTACACCAAGGAGTTTGTGGAGGCGGAGTTTAAACAGATGGGCCACAGGAGCTTCACACCTCAGCCCTTCTTGGAAAAACTCTCCAAAATCGCCAATTTTACAAGCATGTTCTTGGATTCCTGCAAGCGTCTCCTGTCTGAAAAAGAGCTGATCCAATACCTCGAGGGAAGCAAATTTGATGCTGTGTTTATGGATCCCTTCTTCCCGTGTGGGCAGATATTGGCAGAAcatctgtccctgccctccgTGTATTTCCTGCGAGGGCTGCCGTGCAGCCTGGAATTCCAGGCCACAATgtgtcccagccctccctcctaCGTCCCGCGGTTCTTCACGCGCTCCACAGACCGCATGTCCTTCCGGCAGCGCCTGGGCAACCTCCTGGCCACCCTGGGCAGCTCCCTGGCCTGCTCTGTCCTTTATTCCCCCTATGATCCCTTGATCCGGGAGTTCCTGCGGCGGGAGGCGACCGTGCCCGAGCTGTTCAGCCACGCCGCTGTTTGGCTCATGAAATATGACTTTGTCTTTGAGTATCCCAGGCCACTCATGCCCAACATGGTCCTGGTCGGAGGCATAGGCTGCACTCGGGAAAACAAATTATCCCAGGTTAGTTCCCGTCTATTCCGTTTAGCTGTGGGTGCACTGTGAGCTCTCTCCAGGAGATggagctcccaggctggagtAAATGATGCCAGGTGAAAGCGGCTGGGAATGCATTTTGCACCGCTGCATCCCTTGAGCAATGAGGGAAAAGTTAGTTTGTGGGACACCTCTGCATTCCCAGTGAaacctgcatttaaaaaaaaaaaaaaaaaaaaaaaaaaaaagaagaaggctttttcttttccaatttttcctgtctgtttccattcccttttcctttttcctgtctacAGCTTCCTTAAGAGGGACAGTGGAAGAACAGCTCcaatctctgctctctgtggccAGGACAGCACCcaagggagcagctggagctgtttcagggcaggctcaggctggagatcaggaaaaggttcttctcccagagggtgctggggcactgaaGAGActtcccagggaatgggcacagccctgaggctgccagagctccaggagagtttaacaatgctcccagggatgcacagggtgggattggattgttggggtgtctgtgcagggccaggggctggactccatgatccttgtgggtcccttccaaccgaGGATGTTCCATGAACTTCAGACAGTTCAGGCAGGCCTGAATGAAATCCCCACCACCAGTGAAGCAGCACCTTGTGTCACTTCTGTGTAAAATACTCTGTACTGTAACTGTATTTTACTATACTCTGTACTGTAACTATATTTGCTTCAACTGTGCCAAAATTCCTCAGTTTGGGATATCTCCTGCTTCAAGAAATCCTCCTAATTCTCTTATTTTTCCATGATTCTTCAGTTTTTGTAAAAGTATGAGCAGGTGCTGATTAAAACCACTACTAAAATAATCTGCATATTGCCAAAGCAGGGCTACAAAGAGTTTTCTCATAGTGGAAAGTCAGACCTTGGAACTCAAAAACatctaaaaaaaccaaagtaaaacTGATGTCCCACAGAATAGAAACAGTATTAAATATGGCTCGACACAGCcacaaaaatatggaaaagagCATAAACTGACATAGTCagtctctgctgtccctgcccagggcagggggttggaatgagacaatctttaaagtcccttccaacccaaagcgTTCCATGGCTCTCTGGTTATCCCCTCAGATCCCAGAGATAACACGGCAATTGCCAGACTTACAGGAACATTTAGTTCATTGTATTCCCCTTATTCAACTCTGATGCCTGCAATAATTTCCTCCAGTTTTGCCTTTCCTTCCTTGGCTCAACCAAACAACTTTCTATTTCAAAGAATTTTTGCTCCAGCCTTGggctgtttttttctgcttcattgGAATCCTTTTGTTCCTGGATTCCAGCGCTAGATCTCCTTCTATTATTTAAATCGCTCAAACAAAAGAGAGACAAAACTGGCAGCAGTTCAGTGTTATCATACCCAAAGCAGATACAATAAATCCAGATATTAGAAATTTGAGTTACCTGCTGTCAGAACTCTCTTCCAGGGTTTTAATTCTCTCTTGCAGCTCCGTGGCCTGAAAAGAACATCAGCTCTGAATCCAGGCTTGGGTTAAATGTGCCCATTTTTACTTCCCCAAGACTAATTTTCTTTAGGATCATAGAGCAGGTTGGACTGGAAGGCcatccagctcccagcccctgccatgggcagggacaccttccactatcccaggtggttccaagccccatccatcctccccttggacacttccagggatccaagggcagtcacagcttctctgggcaccctgtgccagggactcaccaccctcacagggaaggatttcttcctgatatctaaCATGAATTTCCTCTTTTGGTTTGAACCCATTAGTCCCTGTCCCATCACTCCAGTTCCTCACAAAGGGTCCTTCTTCAGCTTGCTTCTGGGCCTCTTCAGGCACAGAAAAGGGGTTCTGAGGTCTCCACACAAAAATCTTCTGTGGTCCAGACTGAACAACCCCAGTGTCTCAGCCTGTCGCCATAGGGGAGGTGCTCCTGTCTCCTTGTCAGCTCCATGGTTCTCCTgtggacttgctccaacagacCCGTGTCATTCTCATGTTGATGGCCCTGGAGCTGGATGCAGGATTCCAGGTGTGGTctcaggagagagggagaatcCCGTCCTTGgacctgctggctgtgctgctttggatgcagaaCTGTCAATAACAACTCATTTTCCTGGTCCTAATTTTGTTGCGCTCACTGCTTGTTCTGTTGCTTTTCCAGGGAGTTTTGTGGGAATGTGGCAGCAATTCCAGCTCTGGCAAGAGAAAGGGCTTTGACTAAAGGCTTGCTTTCCTTTGGCAGGACTTTGAAGCCATGGTGAATGCCTCTGGAGAACACGGCATCGTTGTCTTCTCGCTGGGCTCCATGGTGTCCGAGATTCCCATGAAGAAAGCCATGGAAATTGCGGAGGCCTTGGGAACAGTCCCTCAGACGGTATCaattccctcttccccttccagcagagcagctccacgCTGTTCTCAggtcctccctcccttctcctgccgGGATCTGATGTGGGCTTTGCTTCCCTTGCCAGGTCTTCTGGCGCTACACGGGCAAGGAACTCCCCAACCTGCCCAAAAACGTGAAGCTCGTCAAGTGGCTGCCTCAGAATGACCTCCTGGGTAGGTGTGACACACCATGGTGGTGCtggtgctccagggctgctcttgtGAGGCCCCAAGGGCATCATCTGTGGGTCAGGTGTGAGTTATCATCTCCTGACCCATCACTGTGGAGCACAAACCTTCCTCGCAGCCTTTGCTGTTGTAGCCAGGGCTTGTCCTTTAGGAACTTAGCTGGGAATCGCAAAATTATGAAACAACTCTGCTTGAAAAGGTTTTCCTACACTTCAGTACCAAAGATGGGAGTCTTTATGTATGACTAAGCAGTCTCAACACCCAGCTATGTTTTTGTCCCTCAAAAGAAACTTTATGGTCCTGAAGGGAGCACTTCCAGACAGGTCTTTGGGCTTTTAAAGTGGAATTGTTGCCAGGAGAGCATTTGTTGGTAAGAGAACAGGTTCAGCTGTGAGAGACCGTCACTACCATGGAAGAGATGGTGAAAAACTAATTGATGGTAACATCCTTTTTAACCTCTCCTGGCTCTGGATTAATCCTAAAGTTGGAGGATTACCTAAAACCAAGACAGAGGTCTACAACCCCTCTTCCAATCCCTAAGTCTGGCCATGAGGGATGGTGTTCACAACAGGCCCAAATCTTTGATTTATCCCAACCACAGCCCTTTTTTGTGcatgttttttcccccagggaCATATTGCTGGGAGTCAGTAATTCCAGGAGCTAAGCAAGCCTGTGTTTCCTTCCACAGCCCACCCCAAGACTCGTGCCTTTATCACCCACGGAGGCTCCCATGGTGTTTATGAGGGAATATGCAATGCAGTGCCCATGGTGCTGATGCCCCTGTTTGGGGACCAGATGGACAACGCCAAGCGAGTGGAGTCCCGCGGAGCAGGGCTGACCCTGAACATCCTGGAGATGACTTCCAATGACATTTCCACCGCCCTGAAAGCAGTGATCAACGACAAAAAGTCAGTACCAGAGGCACAGCCTTCCCCCTTCTTACTGTGTAGCCCCAGCACGTCCACTTCCAGCTTAACATggcatttttctcttcctaaaTGGCTTCTTTTATCAAAAGTTTGGATCTGATAGCAGCTGCTTCCATGGAGAAGTTGATGCTCGCTCTGGTTAACTTTAGGCTGTACCCTTTAGAGGACAAGAAGTGGCTGAGAAGGGAggatgcagggagcaggggattTGGGCTATGAATGCAATGGAAGACATCAAGTTGTCAAAAAAATGTGTCACTTTCTTAAAGCCAAGGTGGTGACAGAGAGGGCTTTGACACAAGCAGCAAACAGCTTTTGTTCCCAAACCTGTGGTGACACAGGTCAGTGGGGAGCCTGAAGAGGGTTTATCAAACATATTTATCACTCATTTATCTTACAGGTGAGTTTTCTCAggcatttttcccccctctcagTGGTCATGAGGAATTCtgtgagcacagagagctgctgcctggcttgGCAAGGCTGGAcaatcccagcacagagcaggagggacaTGCAGGAATGCACTGAGGAAGCCCAGGGAACATCACAGCACTGCAGTCAGCATGCCCAAGGGGTTTAAAGGCAGAGATTTCTTTCAGACATAAGAGCTCTCCCCTGCTCCCATTTGAGGATGACAAGGACTAAGAAACTCCACCATGTTCCTGAGAAAAAGCAACTTTGTTTCCTACCCAATTTTTATGGCAATAATAGCAATAACATTACTactaacaaaaataataataatggagctggaaaagctggccAGCTTTTCTACCCCTTTCAGCCAGAGACCTTCACCCTAGAAATTTTGCTGAGACCCCAAACCAGCACTTCCTGGGCCTGTAACTTTGCCATTACCTTTCTCAAGGGGCTCAGTAGCACAAAAGCCCAGAGAAGCtatggctgccccatccctggaagtgtcatGGATGGGGTTTGAAGCAACCTGgcctggtggaaggtgtccctgcccatgagggatgagctttaaggtccttccaacaCACTCCACCCTGTGATACTGATGCCTTGCAGtggctacctagaacagaggctagtcaggattaagagaaaaaatgggTATTTAAAACAAGCCATATGTTTCTTTGGTCCAAGGATTTTCCAGAAGCCTTTCTCGCCCCATCTGGGGTGCCAGAAAACTGATGCCTTGGAGTGcctacctagaacagaggctagacaagTCTGAGAAAATAAAGTGGATATTTATTAAAGGTTTTCAGtagatacaccttgggcagccAGAAGCCTCCCAGGGGCTACACACAGGATGGACGATGGTCACAAGTTTTTCAGACAATTATAAGTTTGGTCCACTTACATGTCAGGGGATAATCCTCTAACTACAGCTTCAGGTGATGAAGTCATATACCCCCCGTTTGCTCCCCCACCCAGTCCACTGTTGTTTACATTTTTAGGGGCC
Protein-coding sequences here:
- the LOC134551938 gene encoding UDP-glucuronosyltransferase 1-6-like isoform X6, which gives rise to MWRHRVHAGLVLFLAFWSLADGGKLLVVPQDGSHWLSMRMVLDKLWEKGHEIVAVVPDAALFLKNSQSFTIKTYSVPYTQEFVDQYYQEMGEKSFDLTLSFLLSNISELTNMFSSACRHLLSDKELMKYLQDSKFNAIMMDPVLPCGPILAEYLSLPSVYFMRGLPCTLDYKAAQSPSPVSYVPRTFSSASDHMTFPERVKNFLIGVSEPLLCHLFYLNYKSLASEFLQRDVTMQELFSQASVWLMRYDFVFEYPRPIMPNMVYVGGINCQQKKPLSKDFEAMVNASGEHGIVVFSLGSMVSEIPMKKAMEIAEALGTVPQTVFWRYTGKELPNLPKNVKLVKWLPQNDLLAHPKTRAFITHGGSHGVYEGICNAVPMVLMPLFGDQMDNAKRVESRGAGLTLNILEMTSNDISTALKAVINDKKYKENIQRLSDLHLDRPIHPLDLAVHWVEFVMRHKGAPHLRPAAHDLNWVQYHSLDVIAFLAAIVLLSLFISFKCCLCCCRRCCCKKGRTGKPTKAKAH
- the LOC134551938 gene encoding UDP-glucuronosyltransferase 1A1-like isoform X5: MALGLSASPPVVVLLLSLLGLAAAGKLLVVPVDGSHWLSMREVLDMLQQKGHEVVVVAPEVSLQIKPSKTFTMKMYPVPFTQEEMDREFVDQYYQEMGEKSFDLTLSFLLSNISELTNMFSSACRHLLSDKELMKYLQDSKFNAIMMDPVLPCGPILAEYLSLPSVYFMRGLPCTLDYKAAQSPSPVSYVPRTFSSASDHMTFPERVKNFLIGVSEPLLCHLFYLNYKSLASEFLQRDVTMQELFSQASVWLMRYDFVFEYPRPIMPNMVYVGGINCQQKKPLSKDFEAMVNASGEHGIVVFSLGSMVSEIPMKKAMEIAEALGTVPQTVFWRYTGKELPNLPKNVKLVKWLPQNDLLAHPKTRAFITHGGSHGVYEGICNAVPMVLMPLFGDQMDNAKRVESRGAGLTLNILEMTSNDISTALKAVINDKKYKENIQRLSDLHLDRPIHPLDLAVHWVEFVMRHKGAPHLRPAAHDLNWVQYHSLDVIAFLAAIVLLSLFISFKCCLCCCRRCCCKKGRTGKPTKAKAH
- the LOC134551938 gene encoding UDP-glucuronosyltransferase 1A1-like isoform X1 → MVSPKPGVLSLASWAVFFLLLWAPGEGGKLLVIPIDGSHWLSMRPVVEKLRDRGHEIVVVAPEINLRIHSSPIYTLKTYPVSYTKEFVEAEFKQMGHRSFTPQPFLEKLSKIANFTSMFLDSCKRLLSEKELIQYLEGSKFDAVFMDPFFPCGQILAEHLSLPSVYFLRGLPCSLEFQATMCPSPPSYVPRFFTRSTDRMSFRQRLGNLLATLGSSLACSVLYSPYDPLIREFLRREATVPELFSHAAVWLMKYDFVFEYPRPLMPNMVLVGGIGCTRENKLSQDFEAMVNASGEHGIVVFSLGSMVSEIPMKKAMEIAEALGTVPQTVFWRYTGKELPNLPKNVKLVKWLPQNDLLAHPKTRAFITHGGSHGVYEGICNAVPMVLMPLFGDQMDNAKRVESRGAGLTLNILEMTSNDISTALKAVINDKKYKENIQRLSDLHLDRPIHPLDLAVHWVEFVMRHKGAPHLRPAAHDLNWVQYHSLDVIAFLAAIVLLSLFISFKCCLCCCRRCCCKKGRTGKPTKAKAH